CCCATTCCGGCAGGTCGGCGAATTCGAATAGGCCCTGCTGGTCGCTCACGCCTAGAACCTCGCCTGCCGCTGATACAGGTACTCCGTCAGCGCTTTATCAAACGGCATGCTGGTATCCAGCGGTACATAATCGATACCAAGTGCGAAACACTCGCTGCGGTAGCGTTCTCGCAGATCGTTTAATGCCGAAATGTAATCCGAACGAATCCCCGCCGCGTCCACGATTTGATGGTCGCTGGATTCCGGTTCGATCAGGTCCACACTGCCCGAAAATGGAAACGTGACTTCGGCTTCGTCCAACACGTGAAACAAAATGATGTCGTGGCCGGAATACCTCAGCATGCGCAGGCTGTCGATCACATCATCGGGGTCGGTCAGCAGGTCCGACATCAGCATCAGCAGCCCCCGATGACGAATCATCGATGCAACCTGTTTCAGATTGTCGGAAATATTTGTGTCGCCGGATGGTTTGCTCTGCTGCAACACCGCAAGAATGTTCGCCAGTTGCGAACGTCGGCTGCGAGCAGGCAGCGATTGGCGGAGCTTGTCGTCGAACGTGATCAGCCCAACCGGATCCTGCTGATGAATCATCATGTAACTGATGGCCGCCGCCAGACAGACGCAATAGTCGAACTTGGTTAGGTCTTGCCGATACGTGTACGCCATGCTGCGAGACATGTCCATCAGCACGTAGCCGGTGATGTTGGTTTCGGCTTGGTACTTTTTGACGTAGATGCGATCAGTGCGAGCGAACACCTGCCAGTCGATGTCTTTGGGATCGTCGCCCGGGTTGTAGCGCCGGTGCTCGCTGAATTCGACGCTGAAGCCGTGGAATGGGCTGGCATGCAGACCGGACAGAAATCCTTCCACAATAAACTTCGCGCGCAGGTCAAGCCGAGCGATGTTTTGGATGACTTCGGGTTTGAGATATTGTTCGGCTGAGGACATGCGGGCGGCTAGCGGCGACTCGTTTGAATGTAGCCGCTGACTTTGACTTTAATGCGGCCGAGGCAACGAGTTCCTTCAGGAACGTTGACCTTCAGGAATAGGGTCCCGCCTTTTTTCGGCGTGTGTTCGAGTTGCGATTTGACAGGAAACGGCTTGCCCGGTTTGCCATCAGTCACGATCACGCCCAGCAGACACCCGAGTGGTGCTCCGGGAAGATAATCTTTGGATTCCTTATCCGGCTTCAGACCATCAACTGTCACGGTGGCGTTGAATGTCATTTTGAATTCGCCGGACGATTGAATGCGAAACGGCTTGTCTTCAGAAACCTCGCCAATCGATTCCCATGGCTTCTTTGTGTCCAGATCGAATTCGTTGGCATTTTCATCCATCAGTTCCTCGTTGATCTGCTTAATCTGATCGCCGAGTCCCTCCAGACGCGGATTAAGTTCCTTCAGTCGCCTCAACATAGCCATCGACTTTTCTTTGTCGCCCTGGTTGTAGAGTTTCATTGCGACGTCTTTGTATTCGGAGACCAAGGCGTCTTCCGCCTTGGAAAGCCGCATTTCGAGCTCCCGATCCGTCAGCACATCCTCTTTTTCCTGCCGACTGCGCGAAGACTGAGCGTCTGCAACGGCCTGCAGCACTAGACAACAGGCACACACAACGACTGTGGCTCGGATATACTCGATGATGGATTTCATGGTGAATGCCTCAGCACTGCTTTCGATGTTCGAGGTGTGTTAGCAGTTTAGCCGCTAGAGTAGGCGTCGGAAAGTGGGCGTTGAAAACCGCTGGAACAGGTCGGCAATGGCAGGAACTTCGGAAACGCGGCGCGGTATCCCGTGTTTCTGATTGCAGTTGTCATCAGCGACGCGGATAATTGACAGGTAGACCGGACAAAACGGTGCCACCACTCAAATTGAAGGAACGCATGAAATGACACGTATATTCTGCACGGCAGCACTGTCATGCGTGTTGCTGCTGGCGGGTCGAAGTGATTCGGCGAACGCTCAGGTTTTCAACAACTCGCGCCAGCGAGCGTCCTCCAACAGCAGTTCAAGGACGGTGACAGGGGCGATTTCCAACGGCCGCAGCGGTGCTCCGTCGAGCAGCCGAGTGACCGTGCCAGGAATGGTGCGGAACGGTCGCAGTGCGAAGCCCGTGTATTCCAACAGTCGCTACGGATCGTTCGATCGCGGTCGCTCACAGTCTGGATTCGGCAGCCGGGAATATTCTCGGTATCCGGGCCGGATTCAATATTCCGACTACGGTCGTGGGAACCACCGCGGCCACGGCCATCATCATGGCGACTACCACCGACATCAGGGAGGCCTGCATCCGTATGATGCCGCTCGCAGTTATGCGGGACTGTCACTTCAGTATTCGGTGGGACCATTCCGGACCGCACCATGGTCGACGGGATGGGGCGCCGGCATCGGCTATCCAACCATTTTAGCCCCGCCCATCGTTGTGCCGTTTGGCGGGTCATCGCTGGCGACATACGGCGTGTATGATCGAACGTTTGGCCCCACGCTGGATCAACGAAGCTTCCCGGATATCGCGCCGCCATCGCCGGGCCAGTATCTGCCGCCCGCACCATTGCCGGGTGGTGTTTTGCCGAACGCGATTCCGCCAAGCCAACATGACAACGCAATGTCAGAAGTCCTTCCTCCCGACCAACAGCCACTGATCAATGAATTTCCGACAGAGCGAGTCGTTGCTGCAGAGGTTGCAGCGGTCGATCGGATTCGCAGTCTGCGATACCAAACAACCGGCGACAATTCGTTTGTGCGGGGTGACTATGCCGACGCAGCAGCGTTCTACGAAACAGCCGCCGACACGGCACCGATGAGGCAGGCACCGTGGCTACGGCTGACGTGGGCGAACATCACACAGCGCCAATTTAAGGATGCCGCAATCAATCTGAAGAAGGCTTTATTGCTGCAGGATGACCCAACGAAAGCATGGGTGACCGGTCGCGAATTGTATGGAAAACACTTCGACCTGAAGTCCGTCGAGCATGATGAAGAACTATGGCGCTGGTTGGAAGAACGTCCCAATTCCACAGACCGGCTGCTCCTGACGGCCGCGTTTCAAAGGTTACGGGGCCGTAGCAGCGTCGGCAAAGAGTTACAGGACGCCGCAATTCGTCTGGGTGTGGACCAATCTCTTGTCGATGCCATGACGCGAATGTCTGCTGCCGCCGATGACGCTCGCCAGCGCGAACGAAAACCATTGCCGCCCGCCAACGGCATCGATCCGGTCGAGGCCGCTGCTGAATCGGGTTCGGCCAAGCCAGAAATGTTCGACGACGGCATACGTCTGCGTGGTCGAGACGAAATTCAACCGGAAGCCGAACCGGACTTCGGAGTTGGATTACCGGAACCGCTGGAAGAAAATGAACCGGTTCCGTTCGATCTGACGATCCCGTAGCGGCACACTCACGCCGCGACGTGCAGGGCCAGTTCTTCCGCATTCACCGCCACGATTGCGATACCAAATCGGTCGGCCACGCGAGTGACTTCGTCCGGATCGATAATGATTGTTGCGCCAGCTTCAATCGCGAGAACTCGCCCGCCGGATTCGTGCATCGTCTTGACGGTTTCGACGCCCACGGAAGGTACGTCAAAACGCATGTCCTGCTGCGGCTTTGCGACCTTTACAACCGTGAATCCGCCGCGGCGGCACAGTTCGCCCGCGCGACGAATGCAGCTGTCGGTGCCTTCGATGGCTTCGACGGCAATCACAGAGGTGTCGTTGACGACCACCGACTGGCCCACGTCCAGCCGTCCCATTTCGCGAGCCATTTCCCAGCCTAACTGGATGTCTCGCCATTGAGCGGCCGTGGGTTTTCGAGACGTCAGGAATCCGTGCTTCACAAATAACTCCGGGGCGTATTCAAGTGCAGCATCGAACTGAAAACCGTCGCGTTCGAATTCGCGAATCACGGCCCGCAAAATCGTGTCGTCCTTGTCATTCTTCTTCATGTATCGGAACCACATCCGAATCGTTCGCCAGTCCGGCATCAGCCGCAACCAGCGAAAGGGATGAAACAGAATCGTTGTTTCGATCTTACCCGCCATCACAATCCGTTCGACGCCCGCGCGGCGAAACAGTCGAATGGCTTTATTAATTCTGGCCAGTTGAGTGTACCGAAACCGGTCACACACCGTTTCGAGTTCCTCCGATGCCATTCCAGCAACGCCGAGGCCATACACGGTGTGACCGGC
This DNA window, taken from Fuerstiella marisgermanici, encodes the following:
- a CDS encoding DUF58 domain-containing protein, giving the protein MSSAEQYLKPEVIQNIARLDLRAKFIVEGFLSGLHASPFHGFSVEFSEHRRYNPGDDPKDIDWQVFARTDRIYVKKYQAETNITGYVLMDMSRSMAYTYRQDLTKFDYCVCLAAAISYMMIHQQDPVGLITFDDKLRQSLPARSRRSQLANILAVLQQSKPSGDTNISDNLKQVASMIRHRGLLMLMSDLLTDPDDVIDSLRMLRYSGHDIILFHVLDEAEVTFPFSGSVDLIEPESSDHQIVDAAGIRSDYISALNDLRERYRSECFALGIDYVPLDTSMPFDKALTEYLYQRQARF
- a CDS encoding LpxI family protein, with the protein product MKPTCLGLLAGGGRFPVEFAHAAHAAGHTVYGLGVAGMASEELETVCDRFRYTQLARINKAIRLFRRAGVERIVMAGKIETTILFHPFRWLRLMPDWRTIRMWFRYMKKNDKDDTILRAVIREFERDGFQFDAALEYAPELFVKHGFLTSRKPTAAQWRDIQLGWEMAREMGRLDVGQSVVVNDTSVIAVEAIEGTDSCIRRAGELCRRGGFTVVKVAKPQQDMRFDVPSVGVETVKTMHESGGRVLAIEAGATIIIDPDEVTRVADRFGIAIVAVNAEELALHVAA
- a CDS encoding tetratricopeptide repeat protein gives rise to the protein MTRIFCTAALSCVLLLAGRSDSANAQVFNNSRQRASSNSSSRTVTGAISNGRSGAPSSSRVTVPGMVRNGRSAKPVYSNSRYGSFDRGRSQSGFGSREYSRYPGRIQYSDYGRGNHRGHGHHHGDYHRHQGGLHPYDAARSYAGLSLQYSVGPFRTAPWSTGWGAGIGYPTILAPPIVVPFGGSSLATYGVYDRTFGPTLDQRSFPDIAPPSPGQYLPPAPLPGGVLPNAIPPSQHDNAMSEVLPPDQQPLINEFPTERVVAAEVAAVDRIRSLRYQTTGDNSFVRGDYADAAAFYETAADTAPMRQAPWLRLTWANITQRQFKDAAINLKKALLLQDDPTKAWVTGRELYGKHFDLKSVEHDEELWRWLEERPNSTDRLLLTAAFQRLRGRSSVGKELQDAAIRLGVDQSLVDAMTRMSAAADDARQRERKPLPPANGIDPVEAAAESGSAKPEMFDDGIRLRGRDEIQPEAEPDFGVGLPEPLEENEPVPFDLTIP